CGCTGCTGTTAGCTTGTCTCACTTTCTTCATTGGTTGCCTGTTTGGAATATCTTTAATCAATCTATTATTTGTCCGCGCCATCCACGCTTTTGAGCGCGTCCTTAACATGTCTCTCAGTAGCAATACCACTGGGGTTACATGCTCGCGACCAGGACAAACAAGATAGAGGTCAGCCTCTTCACCCACATAGTCTGTTAGCATCGGAATGAGTCGCCCAGCTTCAATGTCATCAGTTAAATCAAGCCAAGACTTAAACACAACCCCCTGACCCGCTACCGCCCAACGGCGTGCTATATCAGCATCATTACAGGTGCGGTTAGAGGTCACTCTTACTTTATATTGCTGACCATCTTTACTGAAAAACCATTGATCATGGGTACGTTCGTCTAACATAAAAAACAAGCAATTATGTTGCTGCAACTGCTCTAAGGAATTAACCATCCCCATACGCTCAATGTACTCAGGTGAGGCACACAGCACTCGCTTAGCGTCACAGATTTTAAAGGCCACCAGCGATGAATCTTTTGGCTTGCCTGATCGCAAAGCAACATCAATTTTGTCTCGATAAAAGTCCGACAAATTATCACCAATGTGCAGCCTTAGATTAAGCTCAGGATACTCAGTGAGAAACTCATCCAGCCAAGGCAGTACGACATTACGACCAACATCAGAGGGCACGGCCAGACTCACAGTGCCGGAGATCTGCGTCAAGCTTGAGTTTATTGCTCGTTGTCCCATATCAAGATCGGCTAATGCCGAACGACAATGGATCAAATACCGCTCACCTGCATCCGTTAATCTTAGGCTTCGAGTACTGCGAATAAATAGGGTGGTACCTAGCTCCTTCTCTAACCTTTTAAGCCCTGCACTTGCCACCGCCGAAGAGATATCCAGCTCCACTGCTGCACCCGTTAAGCTGCCACAATCAGCAACTCTCACAAAAAGGGTTAAATCGTTAAGCTGCATACTAAGCCTTCCCCGCTAAATGAGTTTATAGCTTGCCATTCTACAACCATAGCAAACAAAAAAACCTGCATATGCAGGCTTTTTATGTCTGGAATATTTATGCCACGCCCCATGGATGGATAGGCGTGGTACTCGCTTCTATTTTATGGCTAAACCAAAGTGATGGCCATCTTACGCCTAAGATAAGCAATCTGCTGCATATGCGGCAGATCCTTTGGGCAGTTATCTTGGCAACCCAACAGAGTCATACAGCCAAAGACACCATCTTGATTACCAATCACATGGTAAAAATCTTCAAGCTCACGACCATCTCGGCTATCAAGCTCAAAGCGTGCTAGTTTCATCATGCCTACCGCGCCAACAAAAGTGTCTCGCATCTGCGCTGTAGCACAGGCAGATACACAAACACCACACTCGACACAACGTTCTAGCTCATACAATTTAGCGGCTTCTGCTGGGTCCATCGGCGCTTCTAGGCGATGCACGTCAATGTCATCACTAATTGGATGTAGCCACAGCTTCAAGCGTTCCGCTAACTCACGCATAAACTTACCAGTATTAACCGACAGGTCACCAATCAGTTCAAAGCCTGGTAGCGGCATCAACATAATATCGCCTTTAGGATATTTACTGGTTAGCGTACGGCAAGCCAGCGTTGGAAAACCATTGATCACCACCGCACAGCTACCGCAGATCCCTGCTCGACAAACAAAGTCAAACTGCAGCGAGGTATCTTGTTCTTCACGCAAACGGTTAAGCGCTATAAATACCGTCATACCCGGTGTTTCTTCGAGCTGGTACTTCACCATTTTCGGCTTGTCGCCCGGCTCTTGTGGATCATAGCGGAATATATTAAAGGTTAACATGCGGCCTTTTGTGGCTTGTTGGCTCATTTGGCCTCTCCTGCAACTTGCTGTTGTAACATTTCACTCAAACGTTCATTCTTAGGTGTTAACGCCTCTGGAACCTCGAAAGGCATTAGCGCATTTTGTCTTTCGTGCCGGTCAGCATCATCACCTAGTTGACTCAACACTGCAGTGATCTGCTGCTCGCGTTTTTCGGTATCGGGATGCGCTATCGCATTGTCAATTCCGTAACCACGATAGCCTGGTGGTAGCTCCATCTTCATCACATCAAGCTGTTCATATTCCAGCGTTGGCAATAGCGCTTCTGCATTTGGCCAGCTCGCCAAAGTGCGGTTTAGCCAGTCTTTATCGTTACGCTGCGGAAAATCTTCACGAGCGTGTGCACCGCGGCTCTCAGTACGTGCTGCCGCGCCAGCAGCAACCGTTAGTGCCACTTTCAGCATACGTTTAACCCGTAGTGCTTCTACAAGCTCTGGATTAGCATGGCGCTTTTTACATTTAAGCCCTAACGCATTAGCGCGCTTAAGCAACTCTTGTAGTTCATTAACCGCTTTTTCAAGCTCAGGGCCGTTACGGAAAATGCCCACGTAATCCATCATGATCCGTTGCATCTGCTTTTTCAACTCAAATGGGCTTTCAGTGCCGTCACCGTCAACGAGTTCATCAATTTCGCTTTGCACTTTACCGACAAAGGACTCAACCAAACCAGTATCAATCTCTAAGGTGTTCAGCTGGCAGAAATCAGCAACGTACTTACCAATTATCATGCCGCCAACAACGGTTTCAGCAAGCGAATTACCACCGAGTCGGTTAAAACCGTGCATATCCCAACAAGCAGCCTCACCTACACTAAATAGACCCTTTAACTGCGGGTTCTGCCCTGTTGAATCGGTGCGGATACCACCCATAGAGTAATGCTGAGTTGGCCGTACTGGGATCCAATCTTTAGCGGGATCTATGCCTAAAAAGTTCTCACAGATCTCCTTGACCTCACGCAGGTTAGTTTCTACATGCTTTCGACCAAGCAGAGTAATATCAAGCCACAGGTGCGGCCCATAAGGACTATCTACCCCCTTACCCTTGCGCATATGTTCGGTCATACGGCGTGAGACCACATCACGGGATGCCAGCTCTTTCTTTTCAGGCTCATAATCTGGCATAAAGCGGTGACCATCTTTATCTCGCAATAGGCCGCCATCACCACGACAACCCTCTGTTGTTAAGATCCCAACCGGCACGATGGCGGTTGGGTGGAACTGTACCGCTTCCATGTTACCCAGCTTGGCGACGCCGGTTTCTAACGCAAGTGCTTGACCAATTCCTTCACAGATAATGGCATTGGTAGATACTTCATAAATTCGGCCGTAACCACCAGTGGCAATTGTGGTTGACTTAGCAACGTAAGCACGTAGCTCACCGGTCACTAAACAGCGGGCAACCACGCCATGGCAGCGCTCACCATCATGGATAAGCGATAGCGCTTCCATACGCTCGTGCACCGGTATATCCATCGATATCGCTTTGTTATCGACAGCGTATAATAACGAGTGGCCTGTACCATCTGCGGTATAGCAGGTACGCCATTTCTTAGTTCCACCAAAGTCACGGGCATTAATCAAGCCGTGCGCCGCTTCCGCTTCCTCAATGGTGACCTTCTCAGCGTTAACCACAACTTGCCGTGGTCCTTTAGTTACACGGGTCCAAGGAACGCCCCAGTTCGCTAGCTCACGTACCGCTTTGGGTGCACAATGGGCGAACATACGTGCCACATCTTGATCGCAACCCCAATCCGATCCTTTTACCGTATCCTGGAAATGCACATCTTCATCATCTCCCATACCTTTGACGGTATTGCCCAGACTTGCTTGCATGCCACCTTGCGCTGCCGCCGAATGGGACCGTTTG
The Shewanella sp. KX20019 DNA segment above includes these coding regions:
- a CDS encoding fumarate reductase iron-sulfur subunit, with the protein product MSQQATKGRMLTFNIFRYDPQEPGDKPKMVKYQLEETPGMTVFIALNRLREEQDTSLQFDFVCRAGICGSCAVVINGFPTLACRTLTSKYPKGDIMLMPLPGFELIGDLSVNTGKFMRELAERLKLWLHPISDDIDVHRLEAPMDPAEAAKLYELERCVECGVCVSACATAQMRDTFVGAVGMMKLARFELDSRDGRELEDFYHVIGNQDGVFGCMTLLGCQDNCPKDLPHMQQIAYLRRKMAITLV
- a CDS encoding fumarate reductase flavoprotein subunit, with protein sequence MKLIYTDSLVIGAGLAGLRVAIASKERGLDTVVLSLIPAKRSHSAAAQGGMQASLGNTVKGMGDDEDVHFQDTVKGSDWGCDQDVARMFAHCAPKAVRELANWGVPWTRVTKGPRQVVVNAEKVTIEEAEAAHGLINARDFGGTKKWRTCYTADGTGHSLLYAVDNKAISMDIPVHERMEALSLIHDGERCHGVVARCLVTGELRAYVAKSTTIATGGYGRIYEVSTNAIICEGIGQALALETGVAKLGNMEAVQFHPTAIVPVGILTTEGCRGDGGLLRDKDGHRFMPDYEPEKKELASRDVVSRRMTEHMRKGKGVDSPYGPHLWLDITLLGRKHVETNLREVKEICENFLGIDPAKDWIPVRPTQHYSMGGIRTDSTGQNPQLKGLFSVGEAACWDMHGFNRLGGNSLAETVVGGMIIGKYVADFCQLNTLEIDTGLVESFVGKVQSEIDELVDGDGTESPFELKKQMQRIMMDYVGIFRNGPELEKAVNELQELLKRANALGLKCKKRHANPELVEALRVKRMLKVALTVAAGAAARTESRGAHAREDFPQRNDKDWLNRTLASWPNAEALLPTLEYEQLDVMKMELPPGYRGYGIDNAIAHPDTEKREQQITAVLSQLGDDADRHERQNALMPFEVPEALTPKNERLSEMLQQQVAGEAK